The DNA sequence GAAGATCCTATAATAGTGTTTCCAACCATACAGAATAACATTCTAATCATTGGAATAGTAAACACAATTCTTATTGTTTACATGCAAAAGAAACTATTCTGGAAGCAtatcaacattaaaaaaaaaaactccataacAAGTACGCATCGAGAACAATGATCAATTGTCTTTTTCTACTCAATGAAGGTCTAGCAATCAGCTAAAGCAGATCTCAAACTGTAccataataataaagaaaggaaTAATTAACATGGATCtgaatccaaaaacaaaacaaaataacacgttccaaaatgagagagagagagagagagagaatttgcaTGTCATTTAAGAAACGAATACAAGTTCAGTTTTCAAATTACCGTAAGACCGAATTGACGATTTCAAACGAAGCCACCAAGCACCTCGTATATACACAATCATAACACCACCGACAGTAGAAAACCATCATTACTTCTGAGTTTATGCGGAAAACAAATATTACCAACAAAGAAGAGCAATGATCACAAAAACACCTATAAGAAAAAAGAGACTCTTCAAAACATTATCGGCCTGCTGTCCCCGAACTATTGGCTGGTGGAACCTATGAGCATAACCtccatgaaatgtatgaaaccCATAGGGAAAACCAGAAGTCTGCCCATACACAGTAGCATCCGGGAAACCTTGGAAATGAATATTGAATAGTGACGGAATCAGACCACCAAAGGCAGTAGAAAGCGTGAAGTTACCAATCCTAGCCGTCGCCATAGGCATAAAACCCCCCATAAATCCAAACCCATAATTGCCGAAGTTAAACTGATTTGCATCCTGGGGAGGAGGAGCAGTTTCGGGTCTTTGACCGGCCGGACGGCTAGGAATATCAATACCAGGAAACGACTTTGATCGCGGGTCACTCTGTGTTTTGCCCCTTCCATAGAGAGGAACCAACTTTTCCTCTTGTACTAGGGCCTTGCAAACTGGGCATTCCTGGCACTGAGAGTGGTGATGGAGCCATCTGTATAGACATGGCCAACAGAAGAGGTGGCCACAAAGAGTTACAATTGGGTCCTGAGCTAATTCGAAGCAGATATTGCATTCGAAATCAGCCGCGTCATTGCAGTTACTGCCTGATAAAGACGAGCTTTGCGATGGAACGCTTGTGGTCGACTCCCCAAATCCACTTGCCATCTCCCACCCTCTAAAACCTCAAAATTCAAAAGCCCCTGTAAGTAGAAATCCATTACCAACACCACGAAAACAAAATTATCAACCCCTAATTAGCAAAGGAGAAAAAACTCTCAAAGGCTTTTATACAAGAATGAAAGAggattacaaaaagaaaatgaaaaatacagaCTTAAATCAAGATAACACAAGTAGACAAAAAGAGAGATCAAAATGCCTATTTTTGAGTCCGGAATGAGACAAGATCAGGAACATTTTCTCTATAAAACCCTAAGTTACTTTTTAAGTCACGCAAATAACAATCAGATAAAAAGTGAAATGGTTATCGCGATTCGCCATATATTAAACAACGCAAACAGATCTCTATAATTCCGAATTCGAAAACTTAAGAGGACATACGAATAACAGTATTAAGATAAATAAACTCCGATTAAACAACGATATTCAgaaactcaattaaaaaaaaaaaaaaaaaagaacgataTTCGTAGACTGAGATTGAAGAACACTGACCTTATTTTGATTAATTGGGTATGATCTGAGATcgagttggaaaaaaaataaaaccttatTTTGGGAGGAGAAAACGAGAACTAACTCCGTGGAAGGTTCCTGGTTTCCACCGACTTTTCTCTAGTCAATGGTCGAACTTTtatgtttccataaaaaaatcaaaagtgaCGGTTGTGATCCTTTCAGAGTCTTGCCACCTGGGATTTATACATGGGCTTCATCCCTCCCTGAAAGAAAAACTAGCCCAGCTAATATAGTTATTTGGGCTGAAAACTAGCCCAACTTATAATTAGAGTCAAAACTTACATGGTGACCATTCagcttaattttcaaattaaattgtATGCAAAATTCTGATATCCATAGTAAAATCTCTAGTCAAATTATTGTCACATGCATAATAAGGCCTTAATTCAAATAACCTTTTACCGTTTCATGCTACATTTACGCTACTCTTTATTTTTAAGGTAGTCTAGCATCACTAAttgctcgtttggatagtgagatgaaatgtgtTGGAGTTAATCCTCATGATTCAGCATGCAAGCCCGAGTCTTAAGCAGATAAAGATCTCTCACAACAGAAGTCTGATATACAtccatatttaaattcaaattcaaatattgtatatagataacATCAATTCAAATAGATATCAGTTCAAATAGATTTAAATTGTAATCGATAACATcttgtaatctatatataacaAACTACATTACTCTGCTTTGGTATTGAGAACCAAGTAATCCAATACATTGTGTAGTTtatttcatggtatcagagatatTATAAGCTCACGCTTTCTATCTCGATCTTTATGACATCTTCTTCTGCTCCCTTCCATTTTCCTAATGTTGCTTAGCTTGGTACTACCAAGCTCGATGGATCCAACTATCTTAGTTGGAATTCTATCACTGCTCCAGTCCTTCGTACTTATGATTTTATGGGTATCGTTGATGGCTCCGAACCATGCCCTCCAAAACTTCTATCTACTGACTCTGTTTCAGAGTCTGCAATCAATCCTGCTTATTCCCTTTGGGTTAAGAAGGATCAATTCATCTTGAATTGGATTAATGCCTCTCTTTCTGAATCTATTCTACCCACTGTCAATGGTCTCCACACTTCTCGTGAAGTCTGGAATTCTCTTGAACTGAAATTTGCTCTCATTCTCGCTCTCGGATTACTCAACTTAAACGCCAACTACAAACTCTTCATCAAGGGTACAAATCCTGCACTGACCTTGTCACTTTTGCCAAATCTTTGGCTGCCCAACTTGCTGCTTCTAGTCATCCAATTACTGATGATGACCTTATCTCATTCATTATTGGTGGGCTGACTCCAGTTTTCAACCTTTTTATTACATCTTACTCATTTGCTTCTCGTGATTCAGCACTGTCAATTGCTAATTTCACTGTTGAGTTATTATCCTTTGAACTTTTGCTGGACAACCAATACCAACAGATTGCACCCGAACCCAATGTTGCCTATTTCTCGCGCAACAATTCTCAGCCCTCTCATAAAAAGCAGAAACCTCCATACGGTAAACAAATTCATCACAAGCAATCCTCCTCTCACCAAGGTTTTTCTTCCACTCCACAAGTGTCCCGTAGCTTCTCTCAACAAACTACTGCACCTTTCTCTCCTTGCCAAATCTGTGGAAAGAGTAGTCACCATGCACTTGACTGCTACCATCGGATGGATTATGCATATCAAGGTCGTCATCCCCCCTGCTCAGCTGGCTGCCATGGTTGCTCAGTCTAATTCTCTCTCTGATAATGATGCTTGGTTTGCTGACAATGGAGCTAATGCTCATCTCACCCCTGCTCTTGAGAATCTCACTATTCATGAACCATATACTGGAAATGAAAACATTGTTGTAGGCAATGTTACAGGTTTGGATAAACACAACACTGGTTCTCTTACTTTACAAACTTCTTCTAACCCTTTCAAGCTTTCTCGTGTTCTTCATTGTCCCAATGCATTTGCCAATCTTCTTTCCATAAATcagttttaaaaagataattctTGTTTCTTTATCTTAACCGATTCTTTGTTTTATATTAAGGACAAACACACGGGTCGCACTCTACTACAAGGAAGGAGTGAAAGTGGTCTCTATCCTATCCATCCCAACAAAGTTCATAAATCTAATGTTCATACTGCCATGTTAGGGGTCAAAGCTCCAGTTGATGTATGACATTCCCATCTCGGTCACACCTCTTTTACCACAATTTCAAGTCTTCTGTCCAGTCATAATCTCTCTCTTATGGGCTCTCATCGTTATTTAGCCGTTTGTCCTTCATGTCAACTTGGAAAGAGCAAACAACTTCTGCTTCAGCAATCTACACGTATCTCCACTGCTCCACTTCAAATTATCCATTCAGATGTTTGGTGCTCTCCAGTTGTATCTCTGGGTGGATTTTGCTACTATGTCATTTTTGCAGACGGTTTCTCCCGTTATACATGGATGtaccatttatttaataaatcagATGTCTTTCTAtcttttgttaaatttaaagctCTAGTGGAAAAACAGTTCTCCTCCTCTATTAAACAACTCCAATCGAATGGTGGTGGGAAGTATGTTTCAAAACAATTCAGTAATTTTTTGGAACTCCATAGTATTTTTCACCGAATTAATTGTCCTTATACTGCCCAACAAAATGGACTCGCTGCGCGTAAGCATCGCCACATTATGGAAATGGGTCTCTCCATGCTTGCTTACTCTCATTTACCACAACCATTTTGGGTTGAATCATTCCTTACTGTTGTTTACATAATTAACAGCCTTCCCACTCCAATTCTTACTAACTCAAATCATCATCATGAACTCTTTCACAAACAACCAgattattcatcatttcaaaCATTTGGTCACTTGTGTTTTCCACTGCTTCGTCCCTATAATTCTCACAAATTAATGTACTGGAGCAAACAATGTATTTTTGTTGGTTATGGCTATCATCATAAAGGCTATCGTTGCCTTGATCCCGTCTCTAACAAAGTTCTTATCACTCGACATTTTGTATTTGCTGAAACTGTGTTTCCAGGTATTTCCACTTCTCCAAGTACCACCTTATCTCCTCTTACAAATGCAGCTCGTGTGTCTGTCCTTCTTCCTGCTGAAACTATTCCCATTGAGGTCACCACTACCAGTTCCAACTCAGGTATTTCTTCATCTCTTGAGAGTATAAATTCTGATTTTCGTGAGCAATCTCCAACCTCTCTTCCTGCAGCTTCCCATAGTTCTATTTCTGACCTCTCACTAGTCTTACCACCTATTCAACCTCATCGTCATCCAATGATAACACGGTCCCATACAGGTTCTCTTTGTCCTAAAGAATTTCCCGATtatcaaatgttttattctACAAAGCATCCACTTCGTGCTTTGAGCAGTGTAATTCAACCAACTAAACCTACTTACTATTCGCAAGCTTCCACCTCCTCTGAATGGCGAGCTGCAATGGGTCAAGAGTTTGATGCTCTTATCTCAAATGGTACTTGGACACTATGTCCTAAACCTATTGATTACGACATTGTACGCAATAAGTGAGTCTATAAAATTAAACGGAAGCCAGATGGTTCTATCGAGCGCTTCAAAGCAAGGCTGGTTGCCAAGGGGTATGATCAACAATGTGGCGTTGATTTTACTGAAACGTTTAGCACAGTAGTCAAATCTTCCACTATTCGACTGATCCTTGCTTTGATAGTAAACTTTGACTGGTGCATTCGACATTTAGATGTCTCAAATGCATTT is a window from the Juglans regia cultivar Chandler chromosome 7, Walnut 2.0, whole genome shotgun sequence genome containing:
- the LOC108995374 gene encoding E3 ubiquitin-protein ligase RNF185-like, with product MASGFGESTTSVPSQSSSLSGSNCNDAADFECNICFELAQDPIVTLCGHLFCWPCLYRWLHHHSQCQECPVCKALVQEEKLVPLYGRGKTQSDPRSKSFPGIDIPSRPAGQRPETAPPPQDANQFNFGNYGFGFMGGFMPMATARIGNFTLSTAFGGLIPSLFNIHFQGFPDATVYGQTSGFPYGFHTFHGGYAHRFHQPIVRGQQADNVLKSLFFLIGVFVIIALLCW